One Pocillopora verrucosa isolate sample1 chromosome 10, ASM3666991v2, whole genome shotgun sequence genomic window carries:
- the LOC131771335 gene encoding uncharacterized protein isoform X2, with product MADVVLLRVIRSSYGRTWSGTRLLRTATAAHTALRKSMRKSNVTKLSLCASCVKLRKLSSPSSVAIPSQVVTAKSAEIEKSTKYQPLHAMPFSVTQGGKCVAHVLLKYKPKRALVFVRAKVLAVELARELEEYGLKCSVPTAEYETDSDTELDGVTPQEAAHMYSLHPVTIDIDAQDIEVMDRQSVGTAVGEQHSADIEEVDREPIEREVGDTMKMSDDEGSSIRVMTEDEVQSMDELLPVDLIILVQQPMSGRSFTLYCLKKTHAKVKPLDVVLLYGQNEIPFLREMQSHVDVKKLAPPSFQGLSVVTEALPSLSEEEDSMMTPARHLIEPPPPSFTATIPPKLVPFKVFSPPVPVPVKRPERHGLDDRARIYVRGGGGGQGSPRFGGMGGDGGDVIVKCLPYGDLRHFAIKENRRIIAEHGTSFSIDERGRKHRGIRGRDIIIPVPPGTTLSTDEGRIIGELEEPGSRIVVAKGGRGGCAVTENWGGEKGDINMVRLELRLKSDVALVGFPNAGKSTLLTAISNANPKIGDYAFTTMRPSIGMVEYTDHSQVRVADLPGLIEGAAANRGLGHAFLKHTEKAKALALVVDIDGFHFNDKFPARTAFENVCILLKELFLYKRELLNRPKMLIVTKLDRKGAISRFQALKQQLQSIQEQETLLSVLQEISSNSPAHHQNASLIELTEELARTNFESVVPFSAVTSFGFEGVLNKIKELM from the exons atggcggatgtTGTGCTTTTAAGGGTAATTCGTTCTTCTTACGGTAGAACATGGTCTGGGACTCGACTTCTCAGAACAGCAACAGCTGCTCATACAG CCCTGAGAAAGTCCATGAGAAAATCAAATGTTACCAAGCTGAGCCTGTGTGCTTCATGTGTAAAACTCAGAAAGCTGTCTAGTCCATCAAGTGTTGCCATACCAAGTCAGGTGGTTACTGCCAAAAG TGCGGAAAtagaaaaatcaacaaaatacCAACCGCTTCAC GCAATGCCATTCTCTGTAACACAAGGAGGAAAATGTGTTGCCCATGTGTTACTGAAGTACAAACCCAAAAGAGCTTTAGTGTTTGTGAGGGCAAAAG TCCTTGCTGTGGAGCTTGCAAGAGAATTAGAGGAATATGGTCTGAAATGCTCAGTACCTACAGCTGAATATGAGACTGATTCTGACACTGAGTTGGATGGGGTAACCCCTCAG GAAGCTGCGCACATGTACAGTTTACATCCAGTGACCATAGACATTGATGCACAAGACATAGAGGTGATGGACAGACAGTCAGTTGGCACAGCAGTTGGGGAACAGCATTCAGCTGACATTGAGGAGGTAGACAGAGAGCCAATAGAAAGAGAGGTTGGAGATACAATGAAAATGTCAGATGATGAAGGATCATCTATACGTGTG atgACAGAGGATGAAGTGCAGTCCATGGATGAATTGCTTCCTGTGGACTTGATTATCCTTG TTCAACAGCCCATGTCAGGGAGATCGTTCACTCTGTACTGTCTGAAAAAGACACATGCAAAAGTTAAACCACTTGACGTGGTTCTTCTTTATGGACAAAATGAAATTCCCTTCCTTAGAGAG ATGCAATCTCATGTAGATGTTAAAAAGTTGGCACCGCCATCATTTCAAGGATTGTCTGTGGTGACTGAGGCGCTACCTTCACTGAGTGAAGAAGAAGACTCCATG atgaCTCCTGCGAGGCACTTAATAGAGCCACCACCTCCTTCATTCACGGCAACCATTCCGCCAAAGCTCGTACCGTTTAAAGTGTTTAGTCCTCCAGTTCCTGTGCCAGTCAAG AGACCGGAGCGCCATGGGCTGGACGACCGCGCCCGTATCTACGTCCGTGGTGGGGGTGGTGGCCAGGGATCACCTCGCTTTGGTGGAATGGGAGGGGATGGTGGGGATGTGATTGTCAAGTGTCTTCCTTACGGTGACCTACGCCATTTTGCTATTAAAGAAAACCGACGGATCATCGCTGAACATGGCACTTCCTTTAG CATCGATGAGAGAGGCCGAAAACATCGTGGAATCCGTGGTCGTGACATAATAATCCCTGTTCCGCCTGGAACCACTTTGTCAACAGATGAAGGCAGGATTATCGGAGAACTGGAAGAACCTGGGTCCAGGATTGTTGTGGCCAAAGGCGGCCGTGGAGGTTGTGCTGTCACAGAAAACTGGGGCGGAGAGAAGGGCGATATAAACATGGTTAGATTGGAGTTGAGGCTGAAGTCTGACGTAGCCTTGGTTGG ATTTCCAAATGCAGGCAAGTCCACTCTGCTAACTGCCATCAGTAATGCCAACCCAAAAATTGGAGATTACGCTT TTACGACAATGCGTCCAAGCATCGGAATGGTGGAATACACGGATCATTCTCAG GTTCGCGTGGCTGACCTTCCCGGATTAATAGAAGGAGCAGCAGCTAACAGGGGACTGGGTCACGCTTTTCTGAAGCACACAGAAAAAGCCAAGGCCCTGGCACTAGTT GTTGATATCGATGGCTTCCATTTCAACGATAAATTCCCTGCGAGGACAGCATTTGAAAACGTGTGCATTTTACTCAAG GAGCTATTTTTGTACAAGAGAGAGTTGTTGAATCGACCAAAGATGCTTATTGTGACGAAGCTCGACCGAAAAGGGGCAATTAGCAGATTTCAGGCTTTGAAACAGCAGTTGCAGTCTATTCAAGAACAAG agACTCTCCTCTCAGTTTTGCAAGAAATTTCTTCAAACAGCCCAGCCCATCATCAAAATGCAAGCTTAATCGAATTAACGGAGGAGTTAGCGAGGACAAATTTCGAATCGGTTGTACCGTTTTCCGCTGTGACATCTTTTGGTTTTGAGGGCGTTctgaataaaatcaaagaacTTATGTAG
- the LOC131771335 gene encoding uncharacterized protein isoform X1, with protein sequence MADVVLLRVIRSSYGRTWSGTRLLRTATAAHTAALRKSMRKSNVTKLSLCASCVKLRKLSSPSSVAIPSQVVTAKSAEIEKSTKYQPLHAMPFSVTQGGKCVAHVLLKYKPKRALVFVRAKVLAVELARELEEYGLKCSVPTAEYETDSDTELDGVTPQEAAHMYSLHPVTIDIDAQDIEVMDRQSVGTAVGEQHSADIEEVDREPIEREVGDTMKMSDDEGSSIRVMTEDEVQSMDELLPVDLIILVQQPMSGRSFTLYCLKKTHAKVKPLDVVLLYGQNEIPFLREMQSHVDVKKLAPPSFQGLSVVTEALPSLSEEEDSMMTPARHLIEPPPPSFTATIPPKLVPFKVFSPPVPVPVKRPERHGLDDRARIYVRGGGGGQGSPRFGGMGGDGGDVIVKCLPYGDLRHFAIKENRRIIAEHGTSFSIDERGRKHRGIRGRDIIIPVPPGTTLSTDEGRIIGELEEPGSRIVVAKGGRGGCAVTENWGGEKGDINMVRLELRLKSDVALVGFPNAGKSTLLTAISNANPKIGDYAFTTMRPSIGMVEYTDHSQVRVADLPGLIEGAAANRGLGHAFLKHTEKAKALALVVDIDGFHFNDKFPARTAFENVCILLKELFLYKRELLNRPKMLIVTKLDRKGAISRFQALKQQLQSIQEQETLLSVLQEISSNSPAHHQNASLIELTEELARTNFESVVPFSAVTSFGFEGVLNKIKELM encoded by the exons atggcggatgtTGTGCTTTTAAGGGTAATTCGTTCTTCTTACGGTAGAACATGGTCTGGGACTCGACTTCTCAGAACAGCAACAGCTGCTCATACAG CAGCCCTGAGAAAGTCCATGAGAAAATCAAATGTTACCAAGCTGAGCCTGTGTGCTTCATGTGTAAAACTCAGAAAGCTGTCTAGTCCATCAAGTGTTGCCATACCAAGTCAGGTGGTTACTGCCAAAAG TGCGGAAAtagaaaaatcaacaaaatacCAACCGCTTCAC GCAATGCCATTCTCTGTAACACAAGGAGGAAAATGTGTTGCCCATGTGTTACTGAAGTACAAACCCAAAAGAGCTTTAGTGTTTGTGAGGGCAAAAG TCCTTGCTGTGGAGCTTGCAAGAGAATTAGAGGAATATGGTCTGAAATGCTCAGTACCTACAGCTGAATATGAGACTGATTCTGACACTGAGTTGGATGGGGTAACCCCTCAG GAAGCTGCGCACATGTACAGTTTACATCCAGTGACCATAGACATTGATGCACAAGACATAGAGGTGATGGACAGACAGTCAGTTGGCACAGCAGTTGGGGAACAGCATTCAGCTGACATTGAGGAGGTAGACAGAGAGCCAATAGAAAGAGAGGTTGGAGATACAATGAAAATGTCAGATGATGAAGGATCATCTATACGTGTG atgACAGAGGATGAAGTGCAGTCCATGGATGAATTGCTTCCTGTGGACTTGATTATCCTTG TTCAACAGCCCATGTCAGGGAGATCGTTCACTCTGTACTGTCTGAAAAAGACACATGCAAAAGTTAAACCACTTGACGTGGTTCTTCTTTATGGACAAAATGAAATTCCCTTCCTTAGAGAG ATGCAATCTCATGTAGATGTTAAAAAGTTGGCACCGCCATCATTTCAAGGATTGTCTGTGGTGACTGAGGCGCTACCTTCACTGAGTGAAGAAGAAGACTCCATG atgaCTCCTGCGAGGCACTTAATAGAGCCACCACCTCCTTCATTCACGGCAACCATTCCGCCAAAGCTCGTACCGTTTAAAGTGTTTAGTCCTCCAGTTCCTGTGCCAGTCAAG AGACCGGAGCGCCATGGGCTGGACGACCGCGCCCGTATCTACGTCCGTGGTGGGGGTGGTGGCCAGGGATCACCTCGCTTTGGTGGAATGGGAGGGGATGGTGGGGATGTGATTGTCAAGTGTCTTCCTTACGGTGACCTACGCCATTTTGCTATTAAAGAAAACCGACGGATCATCGCTGAACATGGCACTTCCTTTAG CATCGATGAGAGAGGCCGAAAACATCGTGGAATCCGTGGTCGTGACATAATAATCCCTGTTCCGCCTGGAACCACTTTGTCAACAGATGAAGGCAGGATTATCGGAGAACTGGAAGAACCTGGGTCCAGGATTGTTGTGGCCAAAGGCGGCCGTGGAGGTTGTGCTGTCACAGAAAACTGGGGCGGAGAGAAGGGCGATATAAACATGGTTAGATTGGAGTTGAGGCTGAAGTCTGACGTAGCCTTGGTTGG ATTTCCAAATGCAGGCAAGTCCACTCTGCTAACTGCCATCAGTAATGCCAACCCAAAAATTGGAGATTACGCTT TTACGACAATGCGTCCAAGCATCGGAATGGTGGAATACACGGATCATTCTCAG GTTCGCGTGGCTGACCTTCCCGGATTAATAGAAGGAGCAGCAGCTAACAGGGGACTGGGTCACGCTTTTCTGAAGCACACAGAAAAAGCCAAGGCCCTGGCACTAGTT GTTGATATCGATGGCTTCCATTTCAACGATAAATTCCCTGCGAGGACAGCATTTGAAAACGTGTGCATTTTACTCAAG GAGCTATTTTTGTACAAGAGAGAGTTGTTGAATCGACCAAAGATGCTTATTGTGACGAAGCTCGACCGAAAAGGGGCAATTAGCAGATTTCAGGCTTTGAAACAGCAGTTGCAGTCTATTCAAGAACAAG agACTCTCCTCTCAGTTTTGCAAGAAATTTCTTCAAACAGCCCAGCCCATCATCAAAATGCAAGCTTAATCGAATTAACGGAGGAGTTAGCGAGGACAAATTTCGAATCGGTTGTACCGTTTTCCGCTGTGACATCTTTTGGTTTTGAGGGCGTTctgaataaaatcaaagaacTTATGTAG
- the LOC131771341 gene encoding kinesin-like protein KIF28P, translated as MAENVRVAVRVRPFNSREKARAAVLIIKMQGNNTYIADPGAPGEEPRKFAFDFSYWSHDGFKELDDGYLASAEPQYADQKRVFDDLGRGVLENAWNGYNCSLFAYGQTGSGKSYSMVGYGQNKGIVPIFCETLFSEVEQKRSAGSETEYQVTFSMLEIYNEAVRDLLNPAGNKKGGLKVRQHPSKGFYVESLVSVPVKDYPDIESRIEEGTRNRTVAATNMNATSSRAHTIVAISFSQKGANAAGQMMTKTSIVNLVDLAGSERADSTGATGDRLKEGSAINKSLSTLGNCIKALADQASGKKGAQVPFRDSVLTKLLKNALGGNSKTIMIAALSPADINYEETLSTLRFADRAKAIKTKAVINESPTEKLIRELREENQRLMEQLKQGGGAMVVQGEPGQPQTVGVSEEEVNEMKKQMEEQLLQNQREMEEMKKSWQERLAEQESANKAKEEKEKKEKELRKTTPHLWNLNEDSQLSGKIFHFIKPGEQKIGNKRADPQPDILLSGLSILKEHAKLTYKGNTITILANPDAKLMVNGKPTHDEIELHHNDRVMFGSASLFVLHHPVEFEKKKNAGDTIEVTYDLAQEEIAANSGFNMGKNSGQTKNELLLQEDLVQMVPMVNESNAMAEELKKPVRFEILLVSPQARGLKEGRTEVKVKMKSTVDDAEWIWDRNKFVNRTYLMKEMFQNYYDGEEDWDLPEESDPFWEPDDAEVFIGSVQVYLQSLAYLIEVEESLTITDPKGNEKGQLQVEAYPCDGNFSEDLDDFVEDPKELIGRGLYFKLKIPHARGLPAIFGKGETWCKYKLYLDKEHSRTKTVSGTMNPSYSHERKFTFNPVTKQFVDYLLNTPLMVEVWGKQSGRKISTVPNRKVSVGQKNSGVQNGEVMPKEEAQNMKLELHKSMKRNERSEKKIKKMRELIEDAKKKGVSTVEVAVLEEILNGGEGNKFKATADIVLKAQKSMDSDGKITSSTCSIQ; from the exons ATGGCCGAGAACGTACGGGTTGCTGTGAGGGTTCGACCATTT AATTCTCGCGAGAAAGCTCGCGCAGCTGTATTAATTATCAAGATGCAGGGTAACAATACCTACATTGCAGATCCTGGAGCCCCAGGGGAGGAACCAAGAAAGTTTGCCTTTGATTTTAGTTACTGGTCACATGATGGGTTCAAAGAGCTTGATGACGGGTATCTTGCATCTGCTGAACCTCAATACGCAGATCAG AAACGTGTCTTTGATGACTTGGGACGAGGAGTCCTCGAAAATGCATGGAATGGATATAACTGCTCGCTGTTTGCATATGGTCAGACTGGGTCCGGGAAATCTTACTCCATGGTTGGCTATGGGCAGAATAAGG GTATTGTTCCAATATTTTGTGAGACATTGTTCAGTGAAGTTGAACAAAAGAGGAGTGCAGGGTCAGAAACAGAATACCAG GTTACATTTAGCATGCTTGAAATCTACAATGAAGCG GTCCGTGATCTACTGAACCCAGCGGGCAACAAGAAAGGAGGACTAAAAGTGCGTCAGCACCCTTCCAAAGGCTTCTACg TGGAGAGTTTAGTGAGTGTTCCAGTCAAGGATTACCCTGATATTGAAAGTCGAATTGAGGAGGGAACAAGGAACAGGACGGTGGCCGCTACTAATATGAATGCGACGAGCAG CCGTGCCCACACAATCGTCGCCATAAGCTTTAGTCAAAAGGGGGCAAACGCAGCCGGACAAATGATGACTAAAACGTCCATTGTGAACCTGGTGGACCTCGCTGGAAG cgAGAGAGCAGATTCCACCGGAGCTACTGGGGACAGGTTAAAAGAGGGATCTGCCATTAACAAATCCCTTTCCACATTGGGCAACTGTATTAAAG CGCTGGCGGATCAAGCATCTGGGAAAAAAGGCGCGCAAG TTCCATTCCGTGATTCTGTGCTTACTAAGCTGCTTAAAAATGCCTTGGGAGGCAACAGCAAGACAATCATG ATTGCAGCTTTGAGTCCGGCCGATATAAACTATGAAGAAACGTTGTCTACTCTACGATTTG CCGACCGTGCCAAGGCCATTAAAACTAAAGCTGTTATTAATGAAAGTCCAACTGAAAAACTGATTCGTGAATTGCGTGAAGAAAACCAGAGACTAATGGAACAGCTAAAGCAAGGTGGCGGGGCAATGGTAGTCCAAGGAGAACCTGGCCAACCACAGACGGTTGGAGTTTCTGAAGAAG aggtgaatgaaatgaaaaaacaaatggaagAGCAG CTCTTACAAAATCAGCGGGAGATGGAGGAGATGAAAAAGTCTTGGCAAGAAAGATTGGCTGAGCAGGAATCAGCAAATAAG gccaaagaggaaaaagaaaagaaagaaaaagagcttcGTAAAACCACTCCGCACCTTTGGAATCTTAATGAGGACTCGCAACTTTCaggaaaaattttccattttatcaaACCAG GCGAGCagaaaattggaaacaaaagagCTGATCCCCAACCGGATATTTTATTAAGCGGTTTGAG CATTCTTAAAGAGCACGCCAAATTGACATATAAAGGAAACACAATAACAATACTGGCCAATCCCGATGCTAAACTGATGGTTAATGGAAAACCAACGCACGACGAGATAGAACTTCACCACAATGACAG AGTGATGTTTGGCTCTGCAAGTTTGTTCGTACTGCATCACCCAGTtgaatttgagaagaaaaagaacgcGGGAGACACGATAGAAGTAACTTACGATTTGGCACAGGAAGAAATAGCCGCGAATTCTGGATTTAATATGGGGAAGAACAGTGGCCAGACCAAGA ATGAACTGCTGTTGCAGGAAGACCTGGTACAGATGGTTCCTATGGTTAACGAGTCCAATGCAATGGCAGAAGAACTAAAGAAACCG GTTAGGTTTGAAATTCTCTTAGTTTCACCTCAAGCACGTGGTCTCAAGGAAGGAAGAACAGAG GtcaaagtgaaaatgaaaagcaCAGTAGATGATGCGGAATGGATTTGGGACAGAAACAAGTTCGTCAACAGAACGTACCTAATGAAAGAAATGTTCCAGAATTATTACGATGGAGAAGAAGACTGGGATTTGCCGGAG GAAAGTGATCCATTTTGGGAGCCTGATGATGCAGAGGTGTTTATTGGCTCAGTCCAGGTGTATCTTCAAAGTTTAGCCTATCTG ATTGAAGTGGAAGAGAGCCTTACGATAACAGACCCCAAAGGCAACGAAAAGGGGCAGCTTCAG GTTGAAGCGTATCCTTGTGATGGGAACTTCTCAGAAGATTTAGACGATTTTGTGGAGGATCCCAAGGAGCTG atTGGAAGAGGTCTCTACTTCAAACTAAAAATTCCGCACGCAAGGGGCTTGCCAGCTATATTTGGGAAG GGAGAAACATGGTGTAAATACAAACTTTATCTTGATAAAGAGCACAGCCGCACAAAGACTGTCTCTGGAACAATGAACCCTTCTTACAGCCACGAGAGGAAATTTACCTTTAATCCTGTCACAAAACAG TTCGTGGACTATCTGCTGAACACTCCTCTCATGGTTGAGGTTTGGGGAAAGCAGAGTGGAAGAAAGATCAGCACTGTCCCAAACAGGAAAGTGTCAGTAGGACAGAAAAATAGCGGAGTACAGAACGGCGAGGTTATG CCGAAGGAAGAAGCCCAGAATATGAAACTAGAGTTGCATAAGTCGATGAAAAGAAACGAAAGATCTGAAAAGAAAATC AAAAAGATGCGCGAATTAATAGAGGATGCTAAGAAGAAAGGTGTCTCTACAGTCGAG GTCGCTGTGCTTGAGGAGATTCTGAACGGTGGCGAGGGTAACAAGTTTAAAGCAACCGCCGACATCGTTCTAAAAGCGCAGAAATCAATGGACAGTGATGGAAAGATCACAAGTTCGACTTGTTCGATCCAGTGA